A portion of the Stigmatopora argus isolate UIUO_Sarg chromosome 15, RoL_Sarg_1.0, whole genome shotgun sequence genome contains these proteins:
- the LOC144090029 gene encoding guanine nucleotide-binding protein G(I)/G(S)/G(O) subunit gamma-2, which produces MASNNTASIAQARKLVEQLKMEANIDRIKVSKAAADLMSYCEAHAKEDPLMSPVPASENPFREKKFFCAIL; this is translated from the exons ATGGCGAGCAATAACACGGCCAGCATTGCGCAAGCCAGGAAGCTGGTGGAGCAGCTCAAGATGGAGGCCAACATCGATAGGATAAAG GTGTCGAAAGCAGCGGCAGACCTGATGTCCTACTGCGAAGCGCACGCCAAAGAGGATCCACTGATGTCGCCGGTTCCCGCTTCGGAGAACCCCTTCAGGGAGAAGAAGTTCTTCTGCGccatcttgtaa
- the dusp23b gene encoding dual specificity protein phosphatase 23: MASTPPSNFSWVDQGKVAGLALPRMTAEYQFLLDHGIRHLVCLCERKPPNYDTCPELSLHHIKITDFTPPSQEQIDQFLTIVEEANAKGEGVAVHCMHGHGRTGTMLACYLVKTKKMPGIDAIQEIRRLRSGSIETHDQEKAVVQFYQRIK, encoded by the exons ATGGCCTCCACTCCCCCCAGCAACTTCTCTTGGGTGGACCAGGGCAAAGTGGCCGGACTGGCCCTCCCACGGATGACGGCGGAGTACCAGTTCCTGCTGGACCACGGCATCCGACACCTAGTGTGTCTGTGCGAGCGTAAGCCGCCCAATTATGACACGTGTCCTGAACTAAGCTTGCATCACATCAAGATCACCGACTTCACGCCACCATCACAGGAGCAGATTGATCAGTTCCTCACTATAGTGGAAGAGGCCAACGCCAAGGGAGAG GGCGTGGCTGTTCACTGTATGCACGGTCACGGACGAACAGGCACCATGTTGGCCTGCTACCTGGTCAAGACAAAGAAAATGCCTGGCATCGACGCCATTCAGGAGATCCGACGACTGCGCTCAGGCTCCATCGAAACCCATGACCAAGAAAAGGCAGTGGTACAGTTTTATCAACGTATTAAATAG
- the afdnb gene encoding afadin, translating into MPTEEEREKLAHVIRQWNNNRLDLFEISQPDANLVFQGVMRFYLEDCSGGNIATKCVRFCSNASTSEVVETLAEKFRPDMKMLSTCYSLFEIHGNKERKLDQDERPLVVQLNWNTDNREGRFVLKKSKETLEESCHDQEKVGIIQTFKRTLSRKEKKNKNKVFDNPTAACENPSNIKLEAEQSMGKKTQGEVQVDTNSPRHDFFDQFGLPLGIQLCDHSEEAFLTAVVNYANSSTIHFKLSPAYALYAASRFALQCPDALIGGMSSIADKMVFVMSKIIQRQQDVPGALAFWMANISELLNFFKHDKDLSRLTQQSQLDLSCLVHKAYSLLIQCVQIELGKNLPTFLIDPEQHGSLPTGIERVLNTLMNTMSLLRHYQVNPALAIQLFSQVFHFISTWLFNHLMNPDTSTPGLRSHYWGAALHQRLSGIEAWAERQGLELAADCHLGHVIQATALLTMNKYTINDAIEIQNTCFKLNSLQLRALLCGYFYAPNEPRIPTDLIETAVAAAQASVDKAICQEGRNIDLEENLDLHLPFLLPDGGYSCDNVKGIPSGFLEFLEPMRQRGLCYLTSQPNPNSDWTIFFTEPGTPYSDNQGKPEAVTVTLKKPLNSGIGVSIVAAKGAGQDNLGIYIKSIVKGGPAEKNGLLTAGDQLLSVDGQRLLGLSQERAAAIMMQTGSIVTLQVAKFGASYHGLDALLDDPASSGTAGGANTQEILLYPLEGQSISGKNKVETMQKKRQFYCSNPNVANFAPEELEESTNRDLRVNKSLSNLVKETFHREYLTLPTPKSQDRSTSASSQQNSSRPQQIFQVSLRPLTGQHYVNQRTFMRQALSQENLSMDTVGLLLDKSQTVTTKQNHQSHLPIRSSFSTQNILVENRGPVKERETRAGVWRTPFSQQLTPMPSIQPIRIDVPITRPAVSHTNPPLTTFQHSSYFLAPRSSQALQINGHSHPKCPVHAGPSRLAPQTVAKPQVSITPTKHVSFQEPLSQEKQNATTAEPEDFRERDEKMKLHEVERRFQQKLREVQQQVDEGEDEQDLDMMVIIQELEKRAQKMRNPPGNANGNLKEQSKTLSTPKDYISSGQHQKDVAFTEHRDDKMRRMSAPEKLPFKERQRLFSLASNA; encoded by the exons ATGCCAACAGAAGAAGAACGGGAAAAGCTGGCCCACGTCATCAGACAGTGGAACAACAACAGACTGGACTTATTTGAAATAAGCCAACCGGACGCA AATCTGGTGTTTCAGGGCGTGATGCGCTTCTACTTAGAAGATTGCAGTGGAGGAAATATCGCCACCAAGTGTGTGCGGTTTTGCAGCAACGCTTCGACCAGCGAAGTGGTTGAAACTCTTGCCGAGAAATTCCGGCCCGATATGAAGATGCTGAGCACTTGCTATTCCCTTTTTGAGATTCATGGCAATAAAG AACGTAAACTAGACCAAGATGAGAGGCCTTTGGTGGTTCAGTTAAACTGGAACACAGACAACCGAGAAGGAAGGTTTGTGCTCAAGAAAAGCAAGGAAACACTGGAG GAAAGCTGTCATGACCAGGAAAAGGTGGGCATAATTCAAACCTTCAAGAGGACTTtgtcaagaaaagaaaagaagaacaaaaacaaagtttttgACAATCCTACAGC GGCATGTGAAAACCCATCAAATATCAAGCTCGAAGCAGAACAGTCCATGGGAAAGAAAACACAAGGAGAGGTACAGGTGGACACAA ACAGTCCCCGGCATGATTTTTTTGATCAGTTTGGTCTACCACTTGGAATTCAGCTCTGCGATCACT CTGAAGAAGCCTTCCTGACAGCGGTCGTAAATTATGCCAACAGTTCCACGATTCACTTCAAGCTCTCGCCAGCTTACGCACTCTATGCAGCAAGCCGCTTTGCGCTGCAATGTCCGGATGCCTTGATCGGCGGCATGTCTTCCATTGCAGACAAAATGGTGTTTGTGATGAGCAAAATTATTCAA AGGCAACAGGATGTCCCCGGAGCTCTGGCCTTCTGGATGGCCAACATTTCGGAACTTCTAAACTTCTTCAAACACGACAAGGACCTCAGCAGACTCACACAGCAGAGTCAGCTGGATCTGTCTTGCCTGGTGCACAAGGCTTACAG TCTCCTGATTCAGTGTGTACAGATTGAGCTAGGCAAGAATTTGCCAACATTTCTGATTGATCCTGAGCAACATGGTTCTCTTCCAACTGGCATCG AGAGGGTTTTGAATACCTTGATGAACACCATGTCACTCTTACGACACTACCAGGTCAACCCCGCCCTTGCCATTCAGCTTTTCTCCCAGGTATTTCACTTCATCAGCACCTGGCTCTTCAACCACCTCATGAACCCCGACACCAGCACCCCAGGCTTGCGTTCCCACTACTGGGGGGCAGCTCTCCACCAAAGGTTGAGCGGCATTGAAGCTTGGGCGGAGAGACAGGGCCTGGAACTGGCTGCTGACTGCCACCTGGGACATGTCATCCAG gcAACAGCACTCCTGACCATGAATAAGTACACGATAAATGATGCAATTGAGATCCAGAACACTTGTTTCAAGTTGAATTCACTGCAACTTCGTGCTTTGTTGTGTGGATACTTTTACGCGCCCAATGAGCCTCGAATCCCAACG GATTTGATTGAAACTGCTGTCGCGGCTGCACAGGCTTCTGTGGATAAAGCCATTTGTCAGGAAGGCCGAAACATCGACTTAGAAGAGAACCTAGACCTTCATCTCCCCTTCCTGCTACCAGATGGGGGATACTCCTGCGACAATGTGAAAGGAATCCCTTCTGGCTTTCTGGAGTTTCTGGAGCCAATGCGTCAAAGAG GTCTCTGCTATTTAACCTCCCAGCCAAACCCAAACAGTGATTGGACCATCTTTTTCACTGAACCAGGAACTCCATACTCG GACAACCAGGGAAAGCCAGAAGCTGTCACGGTTACTCTGAAGAAACCTCTTAACAGTGGAATTGGGGTTAGCATTGTAGCTGCCAAG GGCGCAGGCCAAGACAACCTTGGGATTTACATCAAATCCATTGTCAAGGGAGGACCAGCTGAGAAG AATGGTCTACTGACTGCAGGGGACCAGCTGCTCAGTGTGGATGGTCAAAGATTGCTGGGCCTCAGCCAGGAAAG GGCCGCGGCGATCATGATGCAAACCGGTTCGATTGTGACCTTGCAAGTGGCTAAGTTCGGAGCCAGCTACCACGGTCTTGACGCGCTGTTGGACGATCCCGCCAGCTCTGGGACTGCGG GAGGGGCTAACACTCAAGAGATTCTTCTGTACCCCCTTGAGGGTCAGAGCATCAGTGGGAAAAACAAAGTAGAGACCATGCAGAAGAAGAGACAATTTTATTGCTCCAACCCTAATGTGGCCA ATTTTGCCCCAGAGGAATTAGAAGAGTCTACCAACCGAGACTTGCGAGTGAACAAGTCACTTTCCAACCTTGTGAAGGAG acATTTCATCGAGAATATCTGACACTCCCAACCCCGAAATCTCAGGATAGGAGCACATCTGCATCCAGTCAACAAAACAGCAGTCGGCCGCAGCAAATATTTCAGGTGTCTTTAAGGCCTTTGACAGGACAACATTACGTCAACCAAAGGACTTTCATG cgccAAGCTCTTTCCCAGGAGAACTTGTCTATGGACACAGTAGGCCTTTTACTGGACAAAAGTCAGACAGTCACTACCAAGCAAAACCATCAGTCGCACCTTCCCATTCGCTCAAGCTTCTCCACCCAAAACATCCTCGTGGAAAACCGTGGTCCAGTCAAAGAACGAGAAACCCGTGCTGGAGTGTGGCGGACACCTTTTTCACAACAGCTCACGCCGATGCCTTCCATCCAACCCATACGCATTGACGTCCCCATTACCAGGCCGGCGGTTTCTCATACCAATCCTCCTCTTACTACATTCCAACACAGTTCCTATTTCCTGGCACCAAGGTCAAGTCAAGCTCTCCAAATAAACGGACACTCCCATCCAAAATGTCCTGTTCATGCCGGACCCTCGCGGCTAGCACCGCAAACTGTGGCGAAACCTCAAGTTAGCATCACCCCGACAAAGCACGTATCTTTCCAAGAACCGCTGAGCCAGGAGAAGCAAAACGCCACTACGGCGGAGCCCGAAGACTTCCGGGAACGGGACGAAAAGATGAAACTGCATGAGGTTGAGCGGCGGTTTCAGCAGAAACTGCGAGAGGTTCAGCAACAGGTGGATGAGGGTGAGGACGAACAAGACTTGGACATGATGGTGATAATACAAGAGTTAGAGAAACGAGCACAA aaAATGAGAAACCCACCAGGGAATGCAAATGGCAATTTGAAAGAGCAGTCTAAAACTCTTTCCACTCCAAAAG ATTACATCTCAAGTGGACAGCATCAAAAGGACGTGGCGTTTACAGA GCACCGCGACGACAAAATGCGGAGGATGTCGGCTCCAGAGAAGCTACCTTTCAAGGAGCGCCAACGTCTCTTTTCTCTGGCATCAAATGCATAA